From a single Candoia aspera isolate rCanAsp1 chromosome 10, rCanAsp1.hap2, whole genome shotgun sequence genomic region:
- the LOC134503443 gene encoding cornifelin-like, giving the protein MPFRSFPVVSQPAAATRCCQSPYRDWKTGLMDCTADKSICMCGAFAPCILACKVAIDYGECCCVPFLPGALVAMRTGLREQLRIKVPPVSRDHAPKGSLAATAAALSGEFLS; this is encoded by the exons ATGCCGTTCCGATCCTTCCCTGTGGTTTCACAGCCTGCGGCTGCCACCAGATGCTGCCAGTCTCCATACCGGGATTGGAAAACCGGCCTGATGGACTGCACCGCCGACAAATCCATTT GCATGTGCGGCGCCTTCGCTCCCTGCATCCTCGCCTGCAAAGTGGCAATAGACTATGGTGAATGCTGCTGCGTCCCATTCCTCCCCGGGGCTCTGGTGGCCATGCGGACAGGCCTGCGAGAACAGCTGCGCATCAAGGTACCGCCTGTTTCCCGAGATCATGCACCAAAGGGCTCTCTGGCAGCTACGGCTGCAGCTTTATCAGGAGAGTTTTTGAGCTAA